AAGCATGATGCCGATACCGAGGGCATGAGCGTCATGTATGTGGTCCGCGACGGCAGAATGCTCGGCTGGATCGGTTTGAAGGACAAGCTCCGGCGCGAGGCTCCGGCGATGATCGCCGATTTGCGGCGCCTCGGCGTCCGCTTCATCGCAATGGTGACCGGCGACCGTGAATCGGTGGCCGAATCGGTGGCCGCGCAGCTGCAGATCGATGAATACAAGAGCGAGTGTCTGCCGGAAGGCAAGGTCGAATTCGTGGAGCGGGTCAAGGAGAGCGCCCGGGTGGCGGTGGTCGGCGACGGCGTGAACGACGCTCCGGCTCTGGCTGCGGGCGACCTCGGCATCGCGATGGGGGCGATCGGCAGCGACGTGGCGATCAACAGTGCTTCGATCGCGCTGATGACCAATGATCTGCGCCGGATTCCGATGCTGGTGTTCCTGTCGCGCAAATCGCGTATGATCATCAACCAGAACCTGGTTTTCGGCATGCTGTTCGTCTTCGGCGGCATGTTGCTGTCGGTGTTCGGCTGGATGACGCCGATCTGGGCTGCCGTGCTCCATGCCGGCAGTACGCTGATCATCATTTTCAACAGTGCGCGCCTGGTGCGTACCGGAGAAGAGCTGACGCTCGAAGAGCAGTCGCAGAGCCGGAGCGAGGCCGAGGCGGAAGAATAACGGATCCATATCATACCAATATTTGAGGAATCGATCATACGATGGCTGAACAGCGCGAATCAATCGTGAGGGCCGTAGGGCTTACCAAAGTGTTCCGGGATTTCTGGGGCCGCCCGAAGGCGAAGGCGGTGAATGACATCTCGTTCACCATCGAACCCGGAGAGGTGATCGGGCTTCTGGGGCCGAACGGCTCCGGCAAGTCGACCACGGTCAAGATGCTGCTGGGCCTGCTCTATCCGACCGGCGGCATTCTGAACGTGCTCGGCCGCTCTCCCCGCGCGGTGGAGACCAAGCGGGAGATCGGCTATCTGCCGGAGGAGTCGTATTTGTACAAATACCTGACCGCCGAGGAGACGCTCGACTTTTTCGGGTCGCTCTTCAACCTGTCGCGCGCCGATCGCAAAAAGCGGATCGATCAGCTGCTCGACATGGTCGGGATGGCGCATGCCCGCCGCCGCCGCGTCGGCGAGTACTCGAAGGGCATGGCGCGCCGGATCGGCCTGGCGCAGGCGATGATCAACGACCCCGAATTCCTGATTCTCGACGAACCGACCTCCGGGCTTGACCCGCTCGGCTGCAAGGAGGTCAAGGACCTGATTCTGACGCTGAAGGCGCGCGGCAAGACCGTGTTGATCACGAGTCATCTCCTGAGCGATATCGAAGATGTCTGCGACCGGGTCATCATTCTCTACGGGGGCAAGGTGCGTGCGATGGGCGGCCTCGGAGAACTGCTGACGGTTTCCGACGAAAACCGTATCGTGACTCCGGCCCTGCCGCAGGCCGCGATGAATGAGGTCCTGAAGATTCTGCGTGAAAACCTGCATGGCGAAGAGTTCACGGTCGACCATCCGCGCCGTACGCTGGAGGAGTTCTTCCTCGACGTGATCACGAAGGCGAAGTCCGACAATATCGAGACTGCCGGTGTTTCCGGCGGCGGCAAGATTGCCGAGTATCTGTCGAAGGGCGATGAGAAGTCCGCCGTGCTCGAGTCGCTGGTGCAGGAGATCAAACCGCCGCCGCCGCGCGAGCCGGCTGAGCCGCTTCCGGAACAGAAGGGGGAGACGGTGGACCGGAAGCTCGAACAGCTGACGGAGGAGCCGAAATCGGCTGCGCCGGAACCGGAAACTCCGCAGGCAAAGCCGGATGAAAAGCTCAAAGAGGCTGATGCCAAGCTCAACGATATTCTGGGAAACCGTAAATGAAGTCATATTGGGCAATCGTAAAACTGACCTTCCGGAATGCCCTGAGGTCGCATATTTTTCAGCTGCTTCTGCTGTTGCTGCTGCTGGCGGTGATCGTCATTCCGACGACCGTCTCCGGTGACGGGACGGCCGGCGGCTTCATCCGGGTTTCGCTGCTTTACAGCCTGTCGACGGTCAGCTTCATTCTGGCGCTGTCGTCGGTCTGGCTCGGATGCCATGCGATGACACAGGACATCGATAATTATCAGCTGCACATGGTGGTGACGAAACCGGTGTCGCGGATCAAAATCTGGCTTGCGAAATGGACGGGGGTTTATCTCGTCCACCTGATTCTGCTGCTGGCGGCCACGATGGCGATTTACTTCATCATCCTGTACAAGTACAACCAGCAGGATTTCCCGCAGAGCGAGCGGGAGAAGATCCGGAACGAGGTCATGGTGGGCCGCCGGGTGTTCTGGCCGGAAAAGACCGATTACGAAGCGGCCAGCCGCGAGCTGGTGAAGGAGAGAATCAACCGGCTGCGGGCGCGCGGGCAGGAGGTCGATTCGTCTCCGTCGACGCAGGAGGCGATGCTGAAGGAGGCGCGGCGCGATGTGGTGACGAGCGACTCCGAACTGGAGTTCGACCGTCCGAAGGAGTATCAATTCAAGGGACTGCCGGCCGATCTCGACAAGCCGCTTTTCCTGCGCTATCGTCCGTATGTCGGCAAGGTGGCTTCCGAGGGACAGCGCATGACGCGCTCGATGTGGATTGCCGGCATTCCGAGAGTGGCGGAGAAGAAACCCGCCGCCAACGTTTTCGAGCAGGAGCAGAAGGAGCGGTACGAATATTATCCGCAGCCGCTGTCGGAGTTCCCCGAGCAGGTCATGTCCGGCGAGTTTCACGAGAAGGTGCTGCCGGCGAGCTGGAAAGTGATCGCTCCGGATCAGACGGTCCGGTTCATCTACGTCAATGCGGACGATATGCAGGAAAAGCAGTATTTCCAGCCGATCGACGGCCCGAAGCTGCTGGTGGAGGTCTCCGGGTTCTTCGAGAATTATATGCGTTCGGTGGCAATCGTCGCGCTTGAACTGCTGATTCTCTGCGGGCTCGGCTGCGCCTTCGGCGGCATCCTGACGCTGCCGACCGCGATTTTCGTGGCGGTCAGTTATCTGATGTTCGGCAGCTTCGCCGTTTATATGACGAATCTGAGTTACGTCGCCGGGACGGCGGACCATATCGGGCAGTTTATCGCCAAGGTTCTGCTGCTGGTGGTGATTCCGGTTCAGGCGTTCGAGGTCTCCGGGCTGGTCGCCAACGGCGAGATCGTCGAACTGGCTTATTTCTGGATGTTGTTCAAAAGCTATTTCATTTATCGGGCGCTTCCGTTGTTCCTGCTCGGCATGATTCTTTATCGGCGGCGCGAACTTGGATTGGTGATACGCAAATGAGTAAATTCCGAACCCTTGTCATGTATTTCGCGCTGATCTGCGTGACGCTCGTACTGCTTTTCGGCGTGAACCGGATGGAGCGGCGGCTCGACGGCGCCGTCGCGGAGCATAATCTGCGCTTCACCGGCCAGATCAAGAATGCTCCGCCGCTGGTGACGTTCACCACGGTTGCGCTGGGCAGTTTCCGGGGACTCGTGGCGGACTTGCTCTGGCTGCGGGCCGGATCGCTGCAGGAGAAGGGCAGCTATTTCGAAATGGTCCAGCTGGCGCGCTGGATTACCGACCTGCAGCCCACGTTCTCCGGCGCGACCGCTTATCTGGCATGGAATATGGCCTACAACATTTCGGTCACCTGTTCGAGTTTCGAGGACCGCTGGCGCTGGGTGAACGAAGGGATCAAGCTGATCCGCGACCAGGCGATCGAGTACAACCCCGAGGACCCGGTGCTGTACAAGGAGCTCGCCTGGATCTTCCAGCACAAGCTCGGCAACATCATGGATGATGCGAACCTCTTTTACAAGAACCGGCTCGCCATCCTGATCACGAATGTGGCCGGGATAAAGCCGGACTGGGAGGCGATGGCGGCGGCACCGGAGAACGAGCGCGCCTTTATGAAGGAGTATCCGGAAGACAGCCGGGTCTGGAAGGCGGCCCGGGCGGCCGGCTTCGAGGACTATGCCGCCTTGTACACGGCGTTCAAGCAGCCGGAGCCGTCGGCGCTGCCGCAGGCGTTCCTGAACCGCATCGCCGACGACGAGGAGCTGACGAAAAAGCTGAACGCCTATTTTCACGCCGAATACCTGCGGGAGCGGCTCAAGCTCGACCCGAAGGTGATCGTCGAGATCAACAACGAGTACGGCGAGATGGACTGGCGTGTCCCGGAGTCGCAGGCGATCTACTGGGCGACGATGGGCATCAAGCGCACGCCGGGCCATAAGGACCTGAGTTGCGACCGCATCATCACGCAGTCGCTTTACGAGGCGTTCCGTTCCGGCCGCATCCTCATGATCGACGAACAGGCTTTCGAGTCGATCACGCTGGTGCCGAACCTGAAGCTGGTCGACGCGGTTTTCGACCGGTTCGTGAAGGTTCAGGAGATCTATGAGAAGGACAATCCGATGTCGACCTTCCGCAGCGCCCGGATCAACTTCATCAAGGATGCGATCACAACGCTGTACAACTACGGCAGCTTCTCGAAAGCGGCCGAATACTACAAGAAGCTGCAGGCCGAAGAGCCCGGCACGCACAAAATGCCGCTGGAAGGGTTCGTCATGGAACAGTGGGCGGAGGAGGTGCGCGACGCATCGGTCAAGAAGGCGAGCGAAATCGTTTCCGGCCTGATTTTCCGCAGCGTCTATTATCTGATCTACAACGATCACGATGCCGCAGTCGCGAACGAGCGCATGGCGCGCTATATCTATAACAAATACCAGCGTGAGATGGGGGATCAGCCGCGGACGTCTCTTCCGCCGTATGCCGAGATGAAAAAGGCGATGGTCGAGAACCTGAGCAAAACGCTGAATCCGGCGCTGGTCGAAATTCTGAAGCAGAAAATCAAAGAAGATCAGGCCGAACCGGCGGCGGGCCCGCTGAAGTCGGATCAATAGAAGGGGGCGCGGGGAGCGAGAGGGCATCCCGCTGCCTTGCGACCGCTTCCCGGTCCAAATCAGCCCGAGTCGGGCGGAAGTGAGAATACGTTGGAGGAATGGTTTCTATTTTTCGGGTCCATCGCGGTGGCGATGGTCCTGTCGCATGTCTGTTCACTGATGGAGGCGGCGCTTCTGAGCATCACGCCGAGCCAGCTGGCCGAGCTGCGCCAGAAGAATCCGCGGATCGGGCAGGTCTGCCAGTCGCTGAAACACGATATCGATAAGCCGATTGCTGTGATTCTGATCGTCAACACGGCGGCGCATACGATCGGCGCCGCCGTTGCGGGCGGAGCCGTCAGTGCGACAATCGGCTCGAAATATATGGGGCTCTTCTCGCTTGCGTTCACGCTGCTGATGGTGCAGTATACGGAAATTCTGCCGAAAACGCTCGGGGTGCGGTTCAATCAGAAAGTTCTGAAATATGCCGCCCGCCCGCTGCAGGTGGCGATCTGGATCATGCTGCCGCTGATCCGGCTGACGCATTTCATCAACCGGCCGTTCGAGCGGCGCCGGCCGGAGAGGCCGAGCACGGCCGACGAGATTTCGGCGCTGGCGGCGCTGGCGCGCAGCTCGCAGGTCATCTCGACCCGGCAGGAACGAATCATCCGGGCGGTGCCGCGCCTTTCGTCACAGACGGCGTCGAGGGTCATGCTGCCGGTCGACAACATCTCGTTCCTGAGCTCGGACCAGACGGTGTCCGATGCGATCAGCGCGACCGGGACCGACTTTCACACCCGGTATCCGGTCTGCGAGGAGTGGAACAGAAACAAGGTGCTCGGATATGTGAATTTCAAGGAGCTTGTGGCGACGCAGCGGGCGCATCCGGGTTCGCAGAACCTGACAGATATTCTGCGTCCGATCGCATTTGCCGAGCCGGACGATACGGCGTCTGAGCTGCTTGAGCGTTTTGCGAGCCAGCACTGCCACATGACCATTGTGCGCGATCCGGCGGACGGCCGGACGCTCGGGCTGGTGACGCTGGAGGATATCGTCGAGGAGTTGCTCGGCGATCTGGACGACGAATTCGATCCGCTGCCGAGGACGTTTTATTCGCCGAGCGAGTTTTTCTGGGTGGTCGGCGGCGGTGTGCCGATGACGCTGCTGACCCGCGACACGCACCTCGACCTGCCGCGTCGCGCGGAGCCGGTCGCCGTCTGGTTCGCGCGGATGCTGAAGCGTCCGCCGAAAGTCGGTGATGTGATCCGGCACGGGAACGCCGAATTCTACGTGCGTAAAATCCGGCGCGGACAGGTGTGGGAGTTTAATTTGAAACGGATCAAGTTTGAAGGATAATCCTATGCATCGTCTCTCTCTTCCGGCCGTTCTGGCGGCGCTGCTGCTGGCGGCGGGGTGTGTCGATTTCGATTATGTCGGCCGCGAGTTTCCGCCGACTCCGGAGTCGGAACCGGTGGTGTATTTCATCAACCGGGAACAGATTCCGCCCGGTGAGTACCGGATCATGGGCCGGGCCGTCATCACGGCTCCGGACGGCACTGACGGGTACGACATTCAGGATCTGCTGATGAAGAAGGCGCGTGCCTATGGTGCGGATGCGGTCTGTCTGGTCCGGACCCGCAAGGTCGACGTCGGGCTTTTCAGCCGGAATGACAACACGCCGGCCGGTCCGCAGCAGCCGCTCGACCCGGCGAATGTCGATTTCAAGGGGGCGCCTTCGACGGCGGAAGCCGAGCGGGAGGAGTATGGCGAGCCCGTGGTGCTGGCGGGTGAAAAAAGAGCTCGCCAGGAGGTTGTGGTTGAAGCGCTCTATTTGAAGAACAAGGCGGAACTGGAGAAGCTGGCTGCCGAGCAGGACCGCGAGCTCAACGAGATTCTCGGCGAGAAAGCGGAGCCCGCCCGTCCGGGAAAACAGAGCGTGACAGTGCCGGAGACCGGGGATGAAGAGGCGGTAACCGGGAGGGAGCCGGAGGAGAAGGATTCTCCGGCCGGGCATGAGGCGGAAACACCGGCGGCGCATGAGGCGGAACCTGCCCCGGCGGCAGCTCAGGAGTGAGCTTCGAGCGTCAGGGCGACCTCTTCCGGTGTCAGTTCCCGGAAAGCTCCCTGCGGCAGGTCGCCGAGGGCGAGCCCGCCGATCCGGATGCGGCGCAGTTCGAGCGTCGGAGCGCCGACTGCGGCGGTGAGGCGGCGGATTTCCCGTTTTTTCCCTTCGTTCAGAACGATCCGGTAGAGACAGTTTCCGGCCGGCGCGATTGAGATGACCCGCAGGTGTTCGCCGCCATCGGTGATTCCGGTGCGGATGCGGGTGAGTTCCGGTTCCGTGAATTCCCGGGTGACCCGCACAAGATAGGTTTTCCGGATTTCGTACCGTGGATGGGTGAGTCTGGCGACGTAATCCCCGTCGTTGGAGAAGAGGATCATTCCTTCGCTCTCCTTGTCGAGCCGCCCGGCCGAGAAGAGCCGGACCGGCGGATCGAGCCGGATAAGGTCGACGGCTTTTCGCGGCGCGTGCGGGTCTGCATTCGTGCAGACATAGCCGCGCGGCTTGTTGAGCATGATGTAGTGAAAGCGGCCGGCCGGTTCGACCGGGCGGCCGTCGAGCGTGACGGTGTCGGCGGGCAGGATGCGGAATCCGGGCTCGCGGATGGTCCGGCCGTTCACGGCGATGCGTCCGGCTTTGACGAGATCGCCGGCGGCGCGGCGCGAGGCAACTCCCGCCGCACTGAGAAATTTAACAAGTCGTTCTTCGGAACCGGTCATGGTCAATCCAATTTCAATTTGATGTTCACATAGTTTACACCGGGAAACGGAATTTTGCAATGAGTACGGAAGGAAAACTTTATCTGGTCAGCACGCCGATCGGCAATCTGGAGGACATCACGCTACGGGCGCTTTCGGTCCTGAAGAGCGTCGATCTGATCGCAGCCGAGGATACCCGCCACACCCGGCAGCTGCTGAGCCATTTCGACATTCACACCAGGCTCGTCAGCTTCCACGCCTTCAACGAACACCGCAAGGCTGAGGGGTTGATCGGGCAGATTCTCGGGGGGCTCAAGGTCGCGTCGGTTTCGGATGCCGGAACACCGTCGGTGGCGGACCCCGGCTTCTATCTCGTGCGCGAGGCGGTTCGCAACGGCATTGTTCCGGAGGTGATTCCCGGGGTGTCGGCCGTGACGTTCGCTGTGACGGCGTCGGCGCTGCCGGTGGACAAATTCGCGTTTCTCGGTTTCCCTCCGGTCAAATCCGGTCGGCGTCGCAAGTTCTTCGAAGCGATCCGGGAGGAGAATAAGACGGTGTTCTTTTTCGAATCTCCACACCGCATAGCAAAGACGCTGCCGGAACTGGCGGAGATCGTCGGACCGGAGGCGCAAATTGCGATCGTCCGTGAGGCGACCAAACTGCACGAAGAGGTGTTGCGCGGCACGGCTGCGGAACTGGCGGAACTGGCGGATAAGCGCGATTGGCGCGGTGAGTTCGTGATCGGCGTCTACCCGGTTGGCGCATCGGCGGATGACGGCGACGCGGAAGAGTGACGAATGCGCAGCAGGCGCCGGAAATACGGCGCCATTGCCGGTTTCGGCAGGGGAGCGAAGCGACCGGGTTCAGGGCCTTTCGGCCCTGGCGAGGTTTCAAGGGGCGCGGAGCCCCTTGGCGGAGTCTGAGGCGGCGCCTCAGGTTGACCCGGCGAAGCCCCAGCTTAGAAGACCGCAATGAAATTGCGGTGCTTCGCCCGGTGTGAGTGACGCGGCGAATGCCGCGGAGCGGTCAAAGGGTCTATTGCGTTGCAATCCCGGCCAACCATGATTGACCGGAGCCGCAAACATTGTTTGAATGCGCTTCCTTGATGTCACAACACGCCTGTGGAGAGCGAAGCGACCGGGTTCAGGGCCTTTCGGCCCTGGCGAGGTTCCAAGGGGCGCGGAGCCCCTTGGCGGAGTCTGAGGCGTGACCCGGGAGAAGCCCCAGCTTAGAAGACCGCAATGAAATTGCGGTGCTTTGCCCGGTGTGAGCGACGCGGCGAATGCCGCGGAGCGACCAAAGGGTCTATTGCGATGCAATCCCGGCTAACAATGATTGACCGGAGCCGCAGACATCGTTTGAATGCGAGCTGTCAATGTTGCAGACTGGGGGAAGCGCGCTCCTTCCGGGGCGCGGTCTTTTTGCGCATTCGCGCAACAGACCGTGCGTGCTCCCCGTCCGAATCTTCGATTCGGTTTGTGAGCTGGTCGTTCCGCCCGCAGGCAGCCTCCGGCGGCCGGGGCGCTTCGCCCCCGGACCCCAGACCGGCAGGGTGCCGGTGCCGACGGCGGCTTAGCCGCCTTGACTTTTACTTCATTATCTTTACGGTCAGCTTCTGCATCGTTCCGCCCGCAGGCAGCCTCCGGCGGCCGGGGCGCTTCGCCCATATACGCTAGTCATTTTAGAGATGCGATATATCTCAACCAGGCAGAAGCTGAAACTCTTTTCCGTGTATGCTCGGCCAATTTCAATTTGACCTTATTCCAGTTTTTCAGTACAAACCTGAGAGAAAATTCGGCCGGCAGCAGTGCCCTTATAAACAGGAAATAGAGAAAATGTACTTCCCGCCAAATACTGTAATTGGCGCATGGGGAAATGTTTTCAGGGGGAAAAAGCTTCTGCCATGCGAATCATTTTCTCAAGC
This Victivallis lenta DNA region includes the following protein-coding sequences:
- a CDS encoding ABC transporter permease yields the protein MKSYWAIVKLTFRNALRSHIFQLLLLLLLLAVIVIPTTVSGDGTAGGFIRVSLLYSLSTVSFILALSSVWLGCHAMTQDIDNYQLHMVVTKPVSRIKIWLAKWTGVYLVHLILLLAATMAIYFIILYKYNQQDFPQSEREKIRNEVMVGRRVFWPEKTDYEAASRELVKERINRLRARGQEVDSSPSTQEAMLKEARRDVVTSDSELEFDRPKEYQFKGLPADLDKPLFLRYRPYVGKVASEGQRMTRSMWIAGIPRVAEKKPAANVFEQEQKERYEYYPQPLSEFPEQVMSGEFHEKVLPASWKVIAPDQTVRFIYVNADDMQEKQYFQPIDGPKLLVEVSGFFENYMRSVAIVALELLILCGLGCAFGGILTLPTAIFVAVSYLMFGSFAVYMTNLSYVAGTADHIGQFIAKVLLLVVIPVQAFEVSGLVANGEIVELAYFWMLFKSYFIYRALPLFLLGMILYRRRELGLVIRK
- a CDS encoding ABC transporter ATP-binding protein, giving the protein MAEQRESIVRAVGLTKVFRDFWGRPKAKAVNDISFTIEPGEVIGLLGPNGSGKSTTVKMLLGLLYPTGGILNVLGRSPRAVETKREIGYLPEESYLYKYLTAEETLDFFGSLFNLSRADRKKRIDQLLDMVGMAHARRRRVGEYSKGMARRIGLAQAMINDPEFLILDEPTSGLDPLGCKEVKDLILTLKARGKTVLITSHLLSDIEDVCDRVIILYGGKVRAMGGLGELLTVSDENRIVTPALPQAAMNEVLKILRENLHGEEFTVDHPRRTLEEFFLDVITKAKSDNIETAGVSGGGKIAEYLSKGDEKSAVLESLVQEIKPPPPREPAEPLPEQKGETVDRKLEQLTEEPKSAAPEPETPQAKPDEKLKEADAKLNDILGNRK
- a CDS encoding hemolysin family protein — encoded protein: MEEWFLFFGSIAVAMVLSHVCSLMEAALLSITPSQLAELRQKNPRIGQVCQSLKHDIDKPIAVILIVNTAAHTIGAAVAGGAVSATIGSKYMGLFSLAFTLLMVQYTEILPKTLGVRFNQKVLKYAARPLQVAIWIMLPLIRLTHFINRPFERRRPERPSTADEISALAALARSSQVISTRQERIIRAVPRLSSQTASRVMLPVDNISFLSSDQTVSDAISATGTDFHTRYPVCEEWNRNKVLGYVNFKELVATQRAHPGSQNLTDILRPIAFAEPDDTASELLERFASQHCHMTIVRDPADGRTLGLVTLEDIVEELLGDLDDEFDPLPRTFYSPSEFFWVVGGGVPMTLLTRDTHLDLPRRAEPVAVWFARMLKRPPKVGDVIRHGNAEFYVRKIRRGQVWEFNLKRIKFEG
- a CDS encoding pseudouridine synthase — protein: MTGSEERLVKFLSAAGVASRRAAGDLVKAGRIAVNGRTIREPGFRILPADTVTLDGRPVEPAGRFHYIMLNKPRGYVCTNADPHAPRKAVDLIRLDPPVRLFSAGRLDKESEGMILFSNDGDYVARLTHPRYEIRKTYLVRVTREFTEPELTRIRTGITDGGEHLRVISIAPAGNCLYRIVLNEGKKREIRRLTAAVGAPTLELRRIRIGGLALGDLPQGAFRELTPEEVALTLEAHS
- the rsmI gene encoding 16S rRNA (cytidine(1402)-2'-O)-methyltransferase; its protein translation is MSTEGKLYLVSTPIGNLEDITLRALSVLKSVDLIAAEDTRHTRQLLSHFDIHTRLVSFHAFNEHRKAEGLIGQILGGLKVASVSDAGTPSVADPGFYLVREAVRNGIVPEVIPGVSAVTFAVTASALPVDKFAFLGFPPVKSGRRRKFFEAIREENKTVFFFESPHRIAKTLPELAEIVGPEAQIAIVREATKLHEEVLRGTAAELAELADKRDWRGEFVIGVYPVGASADDGDAEE